One window from the genome of Prinia subflava isolate CZ2003 ecotype Zambia chromosome 2, Cam_Psub_1.2, whole genome shotgun sequence encodes:
- the SLC17A5 gene encoding sialin isoform X3 — translation MPLESELARDVGPKTASQVPACCSARYNLALLACLGFFLLYALRVNLSVALVDMVEPNTSLAKNVSSNVCPEHSSTINVPRNTTGVKYSWDADTQGWILGSFFYGYILTQIPGGYLASKIGGKQLLGFGILGTSVFTLLTPLAANLGVGYLIAVRALEGLGEGVTFPAMHSMWSSWAPPLERSKLLSISYAGAQLGTVVSLPLSGLICYYMNWIYVFYIFGALGVLWWFFWMFFVSDTPETHRNISHAERAYLLSSLKDQLSTQKSVPWRPMLESLPLWAIVVAHFSYNWTFYTLLTLLPTYMKEILRFDAQENGFLSALPYFGCWLCIILSGQIADYLREKQNFSTVCVRKCFTLIGMIGPAVFLVAAGFTGCNYALAVAFVTISTTLGGFCTSGYSINHLDIAPSYAGILLGITNSFATIPGMVGPVIAKNLTHNNTVGEWQMVFYIAASINLFGAIFFALFASGEVQDWAVSGYHLQRN, via the exons ATGCCCCTGGAATCAGAATTAGCAAGAGATGTAGGACCAAAGACTGCTAGTCAAG TCCCTGCATGCTGCTCAGCTCGCTACAATCTCGCACTCCTGGCCTGTTTGGGGTTCTTCCTCCTGTATGCACTGCGTGTGAACCTCAGCGTCGCTCTGGTGGATATGGTAGAACCTAACACAAGCTTAGCAAAGAATGTGTCTTCCAATGTGTGCCCAGAGCATTCTTCCACCATAAATGTTCCTCGCAACACAACG gGAGTAAAGTATTCTTGGGATGCTGATACTCAGGGATGGATCCTTGGTTCTTTTTTCTATGGCTATATCCTTACTCAGATTCCAGGAGGATATCTTGCAAGCAAAATTGGAGGCAAACAGTTGCTGGGTTTTGGCATCTTAGGTACCTCTGTATTCACCTTGCTTACTCCCTTAGCTGCAAATTTGGGAGTTGGCTACCTCATAGCTGTCAGAGCCTTGGAAGGACTGGGAGAG GGTGTTACATTTCCAGCTATGCATTCAATGTGGTCTTCTTGGGCTCCTCCACTGGAACGCAGCAAGCTCCTTAGTATTTCATATGCAG GTGCACAGCTGGGAACTGTTGTGTCTCTGCCTCTATCTGGTTTAATTTGTTACTATATGAACTGGATTTATGTGTTCTACATATTTG GTGCTCTTGGCGTATTGTGGTGGTTCTTCTGGATGTTTTTTGTTAGTGATACACCAGAGACTCACAGGAACATTTCACATGCTGAAAGAGCATATTTACTGTCTTCTCTGAAAGATCAG CTTTCTACACAGAAATCTGTTCCCTGGAGACCTATGCTGGAGTCCCTTCCGCTCTGGGCTATTGTTGTGGCACACTTCTCTTACAATTGGACTTTCTATACACTCCTTACACTCTTGCCCACATACATGAAGGAGATCCTGCGATTTGATGCACAGGAG AATGGATTTTTGTCTGCCCTGCCTTATTTTGGCTGCTGGTTATGTATAATTCTCTCTGGCCAAATTGCTGATTATTTACGGGAAAAACAGAACTTCTCCACTGTTTGTGTTCGCAAATGTTTTACCCTAATAG GAATGATTGGACCTGCGGTATTCTTGGTAGCAGCCGGGTTCACAGGCTGCAACTACGCACTGGCTGTTGCATTCGTGACCATATCAACAACACTAGGAGGATTTTGTACATCAGGCTACAGCATCAACCATCTGGACATAGCACCTTC GTATGCTGGAATTCTCCTTGGGATCACAAATTCTTTTGCTACTATCCCAGGAATGGTGGGGCCAGTTATTGCCAAAAACCTCACTCATAAT
- the SLC17A5 gene encoding sialin isoform X1, with amino-acid sequence MEPEEGEDRTPLLKEPQPDTGETSGSCPSVAASRCHGGAGLERRCGARGSEPPCHCRIPACCSARYNLALLACLGFFLLYALRVNLSVALVDMVEPNTSLAKNVSSNVCPEHSSTINVPRNTTGVKYSWDADTQGWILGSFFYGYILTQIPGGYLASKIGGKQLLGFGILGTSVFTLLTPLAANLGVGYLIAVRALEGLGEGVTFPAMHSMWSSWAPPLERSKLLSISYAGAQLGTVVSLPLSGLICYYMNWIYVFYIFGALGVLWWFFWMFFVSDTPETHRNISHAERAYLLSSLKDQLSTQKSVPWRPMLESLPLWAIVVAHFSYNWTFYTLLTLLPTYMKEILRFDAQENGFLSALPYFGCWLCIILSGQIADYLREKQNFSTVCVRKCFTLIGMIGPAVFLVAAGFTGCNYALAVAFVTISTTLGGFCTSGYSINHLDIAPSYAGILLGITNSFATIPGMVGPVIAKNLTHNNTVGEWQMVFYIAASINLFGAIFFALFASGEVQDWAVSGYHLQRN; translated from the exons ATGGAGCCCGAGGAGGGAGAGGATCGCACCCCGCTGCTGAAGGAGCCCCAGCCCGACACGGGTGAGACGAGCGGCAGCTGCCCCTCTGTGGCGGCGTCGCGTTGCCATGGAGGCGCGGGCCTCGAGCGCCGCTGTGGGGCCCGGGGCTCGGAGCCGCCGTGCCACTGCCGGA TCCCTGCATGCTGCTCAGCTCGCTACAATCTCGCACTCCTGGCCTGTTTGGGGTTCTTCCTCCTGTATGCACTGCGTGTGAACCTCAGCGTCGCTCTGGTGGATATGGTAGAACCTAACACAAGCTTAGCAAAGAATGTGTCTTCCAATGTGTGCCCAGAGCATTCTTCCACCATAAATGTTCCTCGCAACACAACG gGAGTAAAGTATTCTTGGGATGCTGATACTCAGGGATGGATCCTTGGTTCTTTTTTCTATGGCTATATCCTTACTCAGATTCCAGGAGGATATCTTGCAAGCAAAATTGGAGGCAAACAGTTGCTGGGTTTTGGCATCTTAGGTACCTCTGTATTCACCTTGCTTACTCCCTTAGCTGCAAATTTGGGAGTTGGCTACCTCATAGCTGTCAGAGCCTTGGAAGGACTGGGAGAG GGTGTTACATTTCCAGCTATGCATTCAATGTGGTCTTCTTGGGCTCCTCCACTGGAACGCAGCAAGCTCCTTAGTATTTCATATGCAG GTGCACAGCTGGGAACTGTTGTGTCTCTGCCTCTATCTGGTTTAATTTGTTACTATATGAACTGGATTTATGTGTTCTACATATTTG GTGCTCTTGGCGTATTGTGGTGGTTCTTCTGGATGTTTTTTGTTAGTGATACACCAGAGACTCACAGGAACATTTCACATGCTGAAAGAGCATATTTACTGTCTTCTCTGAAAGATCAG CTTTCTACACAGAAATCTGTTCCCTGGAGACCTATGCTGGAGTCCCTTCCGCTCTGGGCTATTGTTGTGGCACACTTCTCTTACAATTGGACTTTCTATACACTCCTTACACTCTTGCCCACATACATGAAGGAGATCCTGCGATTTGATGCACAGGAG AATGGATTTTTGTCTGCCCTGCCTTATTTTGGCTGCTGGTTATGTATAATTCTCTCTGGCCAAATTGCTGATTATTTACGGGAAAAACAGAACTTCTCCACTGTTTGTGTTCGCAAATGTTTTACCCTAATAG GAATGATTGGACCTGCGGTATTCTTGGTAGCAGCCGGGTTCACAGGCTGCAACTACGCACTGGCTGTTGCATTCGTGACCATATCAACAACACTAGGAGGATTTTGTACATCAGGCTACAGCATCAACCATCTGGACATAGCACCTTC GTATGCTGGAATTCTCCTTGGGATCACAAATTCTTTTGCTACTATCCCAGGAATGGTGGGGCCAGTTATTGCCAAAAACCTCACTCATAAT
- the SLC17A5 gene encoding sialin isoform X2, which translates to MEPEEGEDRTPLLKEPQPDTVPACCSARYNLALLACLGFFLLYALRVNLSVALVDMVEPNTSLAKNVSSNVCPEHSSTINVPRNTTGVKYSWDADTQGWILGSFFYGYILTQIPGGYLASKIGGKQLLGFGILGTSVFTLLTPLAANLGVGYLIAVRALEGLGEGVTFPAMHSMWSSWAPPLERSKLLSISYAGAQLGTVVSLPLSGLICYYMNWIYVFYIFGALGVLWWFFWMFFVSDTPETHRNISHAERAYLLSSLKDQLSTQKSVPWRPMLESLPLWAIVVAHFSYNWTFYTLLTLLPTYMKEILRFDAQENGFLSALPYFGCWLCIILSGQIADYLREKQNFSTVCVRKCFTLIGMIGPAVFLVAAGFTGCNYALAVAFVTISTTLGGFCTSGYSINHLDIAPSYAGILLGITNSFATIPGMVGPVIAKNLTHNNTVGEWQMVFYIAASINLFGAIFFALFASGEVQDWAVSGYHLQRN; encoded by the exons ATGGAGCCCGAGGAGGGAGAGGATCGCACCCCGCTGCTGAAGGAGCCCCAGCCCGACACGG TCCCTGCATGCTGCTCAGCTCGCTACAATCTCGCACTCCTGGCCTGTTTGGGGTTCTTCCTCCTGTATGCACTGCGTGTGAACCTCAGCGTCGCTCTGGTGGATATGGTAGAACCTAACACAAGCTTAGCAAAGAATGTGTCTTCCAATGTGTGCCCAGAGCATTCTTCCACCATAAATGTTCCTCGCAACACAACG gGAGTAAAGTATTCTTGGGATGCTGATACTCAGGGATGGATCCTTGGTTCTTTTTTCTATGGCTATATCCTTACTCAGATTCCAGGAGGATATCTTGCAAGCAAAATTGGAGGCAAACAGTTGCTGGGTTTTGGCATCTTAGGTACCTCTGTATTCACCTTGCTTACTCCCTTAGCTGCAAATTTGGGAGTTGGCTACCTCATAGCTGTCAGAGCCTTGGAAGGACTGGGAGAG GGTGTTACATTTCCAGCTATGCATTCAATGTGGTCTTCTTGGGCTCCTCCACTGGAACGCAGCAAGCTCCTTAGTATTTCATATGCAG GTGCACAGCTGGGAACTGTTGTGTCTCTGCCTCTATCTGGTTTAATTTGTTACTATATGAACTGGATTTATGTGTTCTACATATTTG GTGCTCTTGGCGTATTGTGGTGGTTCTTCTGGATGTTTTTTGTTAGTGATACACCAGAGACTCACAGGAACATTTCACATGCTGAAAGAGCATATTTACTGTCTTCTCTGAAAGATCAG CTTTCTACACAGAAATCTGTTCCCTGGAGACCTATGCTGGAGTCCCTTCCGCTCTGGGCTATTGTTGTGGCACACTTCTCTTACAATTGGACTTTCTATACACTCCTTACACTCTTGCCCACATACATGAAGGAGATCCTGCGATTTGATGCACAGGAG AATGGATTTTTGTCTGCCCTGCCTTATTTTGGCTGCTGGTTATGTATAATTCTCTCTGGCCAAATTGCTGATTATTTACGGGAAAAACAGAACTTCTCCACTGTTTGTGTTCGCAAATGTTTTACCCTAATAG GAATGATTGGACCTGCGGTATTCTTGGTAGCAGCCGGGTTCACAGGCTGCAACTACGCACTGGCTGTTGCATTCGTGACCATATCAACAACACTAGGAGGATTTTGTACATCAGGCTACAGCATCAACCATCTGGACATAGCACCTTC GTATGCTGGAATTCTCCTTGGGATCACAAATTCTTTTGCTACTATCCCAGGAATGGTGGGGCCAGTTATTGCCAAAAACCTCACTCATAAT